Below is a genomic region from Primulina eburnea isolate SZY01 chromosome 9, ASM2296580v1, whole genome shotgun sequence.
ACTGTGGAAGAAAGAAACCTCCTCTCTGTGGCATACAAGAATGTGATTGGTGCCAGGAGGGCATCATGGAGGATAATCTCTTCCATTGAGCAGAAGGAAGAGAGTCGGGGAAATGAGGATCATGTGAATACCATTAAAGAATACCGGGGTAAGATTGAGGCAGAACTCAGCAAAATCTGTGATGGAATTTTGAACCTTCTGGAGACCCATCTCATTCCAGCTGCCGGTTCTGCTGAATCCAAggtgttttatttaaaaatgaagGGTGATTATCATCGGTATTTGGCTGAGTTCAAGACCGGGACCgagagaaaagaagctgctgaGAGTACTCTACTGGCCTACAAATCTGCTCAGGTTAGTAGCATTAACAAGCTGATGGCTTTGTGCCTATGGAGTTTTTTGTGACGACATGTTTTGAGTTGTTTTTCCCTTTGTTGTACAGGATATTGCGTTGGCTGAATTGGCTTCCACTCACCCAATCAGGCTCGGACTCGCACTTAACTTCTCTGTTTTCTATTATGAAATCCTTAGTTCACCAGATCGTGCCTGCAACCTTGCCAAACAGGTAATTTAGATAATCCATGTTCCCGAAGCTTTCATTTTCTTGCTCATAGAACATGATTAACCCTCGTAGAACATGATTAACCCTAATTCTCGCATCATAAAAAATACTGTATTATTAGAGATTCATCGAGGAAATTGAATTGGAGCTCATGGTCCGTTCACTGTATTTCTCCCATTTTCTTTATGCATTGTGCTGAAATTTGATCCTTCTTGGATTTATCATAGGTTGTTTAACTATGTTCCTTCTGTCTCTGGTGAAAGACAAGTTGCATGTCCATTTTATTGTTCACTGATGGATAATGTAATCTCTTTTGCAGGCTTTTGATGAAGCTATTGCCGAACTAGATACATTGGGTGAGGAATCATACAAGGACAGCACATTGATCATGCAACTTCTGCGAGACAATCTAACTCTTTGGACTTCTGATATCACGGTATCTCCCTTATCTCTGTCACGCCTCGCCCAAACAAAAACCCTTACCTTTTCATATTGTGTTGCATATTAATATTCCATATATTGCTTTGCAATCTCTTTCTAGATACAGTGAATCCTCTATGGATTGTTGGACCACTTTATGGACATATATTTATGGACTGAGGCTGTAAATCCATCCATATTCATTATAATCTATCTTATAAATTTAATGCGGCGTTCATGaatcatgtttttattttattgggTTTTAGGATGATGCTGGGGATGAGATCAAGGAAGCTTCGAAACGGGAATCTGGCGATGGTCAACAGTGAAGAGTTTGTATCGTAGATGTGCTCGTCATTTTCTTGTTCTAGCGTAGAACTCATTCTGTTGTAGTGAGACCTGATGGGTATGATTTGAGGAGTGGTGTTGGTTCTTATGTTTCCATCTTGGTTGTTAACCGTTGGAAAATATGGATATTGTGATTGTTCATTAATGTTTATGTCGATGAGATGTGCTGTTCGAATGTTGCTGTTTTGTTTGCCTCTTGTAATTTAAGTTGGCTGTGGCATCAAGTAACAAATATGGACTTGTAGAATTATTAGAAGCACAAGGATTGCTGAGGATTCAGCCTTTTAAATCAAATGATTTCAACTTTTATGCTCAGTAGTCAAAATCTATGCTTGTTTCAGCATTTTTCAATTCCATGGGTTTGTGGCACtattttatgtatttatttatgttatattataATGAACATCAGCTCCTCCCAAAATGATGCTATTTGAAATTCTATCCAACTTTTGTTTTTTCTCTTTTACCATGAGTTCGAGCCGAAGATAAGAGGTAAATTGGATTTACCACCTCGACAAAATATCgaaaaagaataaaattaattatgtaaaattaaatatattcttATGAATATCGTGTCAAATATTTTTTACGCTAAATTTGTCTGTGCATGAAAGATTATAGGAGTAATCTACTTGAGAATTGCCTAAAACTTGGTAGATTGAGATTTTAGTGGAGCTTTGATATTTCTTAAGATAAACAAGAAAAGAAGTATTATTGGTTTTAAAAGATTGTTATGTCCTTTCTTGGATTTTCACAGGGTCCAAATTCTATTTGCCGGGGTATAATTCTAGAATATTCTAAGCGGCGGGTGCAATGTGAGTCTTCTGTGCTTCATTGACGTAAAGGATGATTTGTTATAACtgtatattttttgttttaagaaaattttatataattcaTCAGTAATTAATAACACCAAAAAAAGGCATATTATTTTCCATTTGAATAGATGTGCTTTATATTTCAACTATTATGGGGAGAAATGTTTGAGTCAAATCACtaaccgaaataaccgatttTAATTGATTCGGCTTATAATTTGGTTTTCAGAGGAAAAAAAATCAGATGGTGTTCTTTTGATGAAAAATACTATGATCAATTTTGAAAATTCGATTCGATCGAAAACCAATTACACCAATTGTCCACACCTAGCCATCTCCAAATTCAAGCTCAACCACCATTTCTTGGTTTCTGTATGGGACTAACAAGGAAGTAACCCAGCATTCCTCATCTCAACTAAATTCCAAAATGCATAACTTCAAAATGCAGTTTTTTCAATATATGCAAACATTGTGCTAAGCAAACATTGTACTTGAATTGTTGCTAAGCCTCAGTGAACATCTTTCACGAAATTTCTGATTTATGACCCAAACAAAAGTATAACGCACCTGCATCATTGACAAGTCCTATTTCTCACTCAGACAAGAAAAGTAGTAAAAGATACTTGCAGGGTGAAAAAGCATGGTCAAGTAGAGAGCAACACGTCTATTTTTCTTAATATATCTGCGAGAGTATCTTTATACACAGTAACTATACTTGCATTTAGCAGTAAACTATTCGTTGTTTGTATCTTTACTATATCAAATCGAGTGGAGGATCGACGATGAAAAGCAGAGAGCTCAGCAGCAACATGAAGATGGAGAAATATACGAGCGATTTGCAAGGACCTGCATACCGTCGAATGAGTGTCATCCCATCTTCTTGACAAGTTTCTGATGATGCATCTTTCACTTGTAAACTAGGACAAGTCACATAACCATATGCTACACCCGTAAAAGCTGCTGCGAAATGTGCCCTGTAAACAAATTAAATGATGACTTGATCAGTTATGCATAATGCATACATATGCTTGATAAGAAGAGTTTTTGCAACGATACTTCTGTTTCTAGACTTCATAAacaatttttagttattttcctAACAAATTTGAGCCTGTATGAACTCCATGCGGCACAAAGCAATAGGTC
It encodes:
- the LOC140841681 gene encoding 14-3-3 protein 4; translated protein: MSPADSSREENVYMAKLAEQAERYEEMVEFMEKVTKTASTDELTVEERNLLSVAYKNVIGARRASWRIISSIEQKEESRGNEDHVNTIKEYRGKIEAELSKICDGILNLLETHLIPAAGSAESKVFYLKMKGDYHRYLAEFKTGTERKEAAESTLLAYKSAQDIALAELASTHPIRLGLALNFSVFYYEILSSPDRACNLAKQAFDEAIAELDTLGEESYKDSTLIMQLLRDNLTLWTSDITDDAGDEIKEASKRESGDGQQ